A window of Candidatus Omnitrophota bacterium contains these coding sequences:
- a CDS encoding FIST N-terminal domain-containing protein: protein MSISIGAGSSTSADILKAVNQACSEAKEGLYPKRPSFALVFSTAEYASAYALNNIETILGNVPLIGSSGLYLIYNSAIIKQGIIVVLACLEKANYTLAHTHNIGRGAALNAGRELGDKLLFGIKGGQRNFCLVFGDGNINNGREVIRGLQEKLGFSFPIIGANSSLKGNTDKTYQYFNNELLSGSYVALLLGGGVSFGFSVHHGFKPLGRPRGITSSKGNVIFEIENKLAVKVYEDYFARKLPELKKDIRYISVLYPIGIDMPQEEEYLLRNVISLEENGAIICGADLPQQSSMRLMIATEESCLKSVKQSAIEARGNMERSGISKEKPPKCAFFFNNYSRYRLLGRHAARETEALRQTLEGGFPLTGFYDSGEYAPLKYYGTTRQHNQAGLVLTLGD, encoded by the coding sequence ATGTCCATCTCAATAGGCGCAGGGTCGAGCACTTCCGCCGATATTCTGAAAGCAGTTAATCAGGCCTGCAGTGAGGCAAAGGAAGGGCTCTATCCAAAAAGGCCGTCTTTCGCGCTTGTGTTCAGCACCGCGGAATACGCCTCCGCTTATGCCCTGAATAACATTGAAACGATCCTCGGCAACGTGCCGCTTATCGGCTCAAGCGGGCTTTACCTGATATATAACTCCGCGATCATAAAACAAGGCATTATCGTCGTGCTTGCCTGCCTGGAAAAGGCCAATTACACATTGGCGCATACGCACAATATCGGCAGGGGCGCGGCGTTGAACGCCGGCAGGGAACTGGGGGACAAACTGTTGTTCGGCATAAAGGGCGGCCAGCGCAACTTCTGCCTGGTTTTCGGAGACGGGAACATTAACAACGGCCGCGAGGTGATAAGGGGCCTGCAGGAAAAATTGGGCTTTAGTTTTCCCATTATCGGCGCCAACTCCTCCCTGAAGGGCAATACAGATAAAACATACCAGTACTTCAACAATGAGCTGCTCAGCGGCTCCTACGTTGCCCTGCTGCTGGGCGGCGGCGTCAGCTTTGGCTTCAGCGTGCACCACGGTTTTAAGCCGCTGGGCAGGCCGCGCGGCATCACTTCAAGTAAGGGCAATGTCATCTTTGAAATAGAAAACAAACTGGCTGTAAAGGTATATGAGGATTACTTTGCCAGGAAACTGCCGGAGCTCAAAAAAGACATACGCTACATATCAGTGCTCTATCCCATAGGCATTGATATGCCGCAGGAGGAGGAATACCTCTTAAGGAACGTCATATCCCTGGAAGAGAACGGCGCCATAATCTGCGGGGCGGACCTGCCGCAGCAAAGCTCAATGCGGCTTATGATAGCGACTGAAGAATCCTGCCTGAAATCGGTAAAACAGTCGGCCATAGAAGCGAGAGGAAATATGGAAAGGTCCGGCATATCAAAGGAAAAACCGCCTAAGTGCGCGTTCTTCTTTAATAACTATTCCAGATACCGGCTTTTGGGAAGGCACGCTGCCAGGGAAACAGAGGCCCTGCGGCAGACCCTGGAAGGCGGCTTTCCGCTTACGGGATTTTATGATTCGGGGGAATACGCGCCCCTTAAATACTATGGGACAACAAGACAGCACAACCAGGCAGGGCTTGTTCTAACACTGGGGGACTGA
- a CDS encoding ATP-binding protein, translating into METVNIHALLNMSSLITIIVLCLILVMKMERIKQLQRLAEKLNRSLKEMDEQAKLIIRTDMELNKTQEELDKKVSGLYTLQKISRALSVTFDENKILKHLTRSDVEELGFEKCLIFMLRASEQLFSPVLLIGYSAQELQETFKTIGPGLLALIINEAKNISSISGDAPIQKERIRKLFNAEHFVISPILPPEGDKGFIFMGSSSPEIVITEGDEEIINVLANHIGQALENARLFDKTYQAQQTLEKKVEERTRELKKALEEIKGVNKRKSDFVSAVSHELRTPLTSIKGYASILLAERLGKIPKEVKERLEKINKHSDELTRMVNDLLDVSRIESGRVELKMQPQGLKEITDSVIDLLQPQLKDKRILISLDIPRGLPNAMADRSQVERVFINLLGNAIKFTPESGRIAVRANVKNEFIQIDISDNGIGIPETSLPFIFDEFYRVDNEINQSLKGTGLGLSLVKYIVNAHKGDIWVKSRLNEGTTFSFTLPITR; encoded by the coding sequence TTGGAAACCGTTAATATCCACGCGCTGTTAAACATGTCCTCTCTCATTACCATCATCGTGCTGTGCCTCATACTGGTAATGAAGATGGAGCGGATAAAGCAGCTGCAGCGGCTGGCTGAAAAGCTGAACCGCTCCCTTAAAGAGATGGACGAACAGGCAAAACTGATAATACGCACGGATATGGAACTGAATAAAACCCAGGAGGAACTGGACAAAAAGGTATCCGGGCTGTATACGCTGCAGAAGATCTCCCGGGCGTTAAGCGTTACCTTTGATGAAAACAAGATACTGAAACACCTGACCAGATCCGACGTAGAAGAGTTAGGGTTTGAGAAGTGCCTTATCTTTATGCTGCGCGCTTCGGAGCAGCTATTCTCCCCTGTCCTGCTTATAGGATATTCCGCGCAGGAACTGCAGGAAACGTTCAAAACTATCGGCCCCGGATTATTGGCCCTGATCATCAACGAGGCAAAAAACATATCATCCATATCCGGGGACGCGCCCATACAGAAAGAGAGGATACGCAAACTTTTTAACGCGGAACACTTTGTCATATCGCCCATACTGCCCCCGGAAGGCGATAAGGGCTTCATATTTATGGGAAGCTCAAGCCCGGAAATAGTGATAACCGAAGGGGACGAGGAAATAATCAACGTGCTGGCAAACCACATCGGCCAGGCGCTGGAAAACGCCCGGCTTTTTGACAAGACCTACCAGGCCCAGCAGACCCTTGAGAAAAAGGTTGAGGAGCGCACCAGGGAGTTAAAGAAGGCCCTGGAAGAGATCAAAGGGGTGAACAAAAGAAAATCCGATTTCGTATCCGCGGTCTCGCATGAACTGCGCACACCCCTTACCTCAATAAAAGGATACGCCTCAATATTGCTGGCGGAACGGCTGGGCAAGATCCCCAAAGAGGTCAAAGAACGCCTGGAAAAGATCAACAAGCATTCGGATGAATTAACACGCATGGTCAATGACCTGTTGGATGTATCGCGCATAGAATCGGGAAGGGTGGAGCTGAAGATGCAGCCGCAGGGCCTGAAGGAAATTACCGATTCGGTCATAGACCTGCTGCAGCCGCAATTAAAGGATAAACGGATATTGATATCCCTGGATATACCGCGGGGGCTGCCCAATGCCATGGCAGACAGAAGCCAGGTTGAAAGGGTATTCATAAATCTGCTGGGCAACGCGATAAAATTCACGCCTGAATCGGGCAGGATCGCCGTACGGGCAAACGTGAAAAATGAATTCATACAGATCGACATAAGCGACAATGGGATCGGGATACCCGAAACGTCGCTGCCGTTCATATTTGACGAATTTTACAGGGTGGATAATGAAATAAACCAGTCGCTGAAGGGTACCGGGCTGGGGCTTTCTCTGGTAAAATATATAGTAAACGCGCACAAAGGAGATATCTGGGTAAAGAGCAGATTGAACGAAGGCACGACCTTCAGTTTTACCCTGCCGATCACGAGGTGA